From Methanosarcina lacustris Z-7289, one genomic window encodes:
- the nifU gene encoding Fe-S cluster assembly scaffold protein NifU, producing the protein MYNKKVMDHFMNPRNVGEIENADGVGEAGNPHGDQMKIFLKIRDNRIEDVKFKTFGCAAAIASSSMATELIKGKTLDEAWELTNEEVAEALEGLPPGKLECSVVSREAIHRAINAYRKKQGLEPLAEQN; encoded by the coding sequence GTGTATAATAAAAAGGTGATGGACCATTTTATGAATCCGAGAAACGTGGGGGAAATAGAAAATGCTGACGGCGTCGGAGAAGCCGGAAACCCGCATGGGGACCAGATGAAAATTTTCCTGAAAATCCGGGATAACAGGATTGAGGATGTAAAATTCAAGACATTTGGCTGCGCAGCAGCAATCGCCTCCAGCAGTATGGCAACAGAGCTGATAAAAGGCAAAACCCTCGATGAAGCCTGGGAGCTTACAAACGAGGAAGTCGCTGAAGCGCTTGAGGGGTTGCCTCCCGGAAAACTGGAGTGTTCGGTAGTGTCCAGGGAAGCCATCCACAGGGCAATAAATGCATATCGTAAAAAGCAGGGACTTGAGCCTCTTGCAGAGCAGAACTGA
- a CDS encoding glycosyltransferase family protein has product MLKEFYANKHDQKSILELSNLIEFLRSKLTTQIYRSNKFQLLFTSVSFVLMSYSLLLIANKPAMGYELSIYSSTPLIFWIALIFGLMNGMFLLWASISTKSRKQFYMGFSQVIFFNSLLLLLPTLRNYMLIMGRGDNADYVGYARDVSIYGHIPGYNFYPYGSVLISQISQILNISVLEVSKYIPALFVIIYMLSIYCWAKSFKQDPNFVTYSIIASIPLFFAWFFATIYYMLIATLILPLLFYTINKNSDFGYRVLVVIICLILPFTHPIIALLFLLYLIGMFIEEQLSDRKSHKISLSLIMLFFITSSFWYLDQYALTKNALTIIEQIENTVLLRSSGTTTLTVATEYANKLGYFSAAKTLLIMAFDELTYYVFSLIAIYFILKNSKKDFKSISLCFIFGSIFYAFIFISTYAHTPYRLTNLDANMIFTPLLLGYLMVFLRKQYRIVLSLIIILSVVTTVASLYQSPITKYPNDQFTAYDISGGKWLLDSKSEHIPTITLLSPLSRYSSLIYGSNYTLSHRSSIMPRYSFPTDFNSGENAIFPANSTQYFWITQYEKQAYSTVWKGIGQFSENELNSVDSCKNVYHIYDNQEFSIYFVKPYKVGE; this is encoded by the coding sequence ATGCTGAAGGAGTTTTATGCGAATAAACATGATCAAAAAAGTATTTTGGAACTGAGCAACCTTATTGAATTTCTCAGATCCAAATTGACGACACAAATATACCGCTCTAATAAGTTTCAGCTATTATTTACATCGGTATCTTTTGTACTTATGTCGTATTCCCTTTTATTAATTGCAAATAAGCCAGCTATGGGCTATGAACTTTCTATATATTCATCTACCCCTTTAATTTTTTGGATAGCTTTAATATTTGGTTTGATGAACGGGATGTTCCTTTTGTGGGCTTCCATTTCCACTAAAAGCAGAAAACAATTTTATATGGGGTTTTCCCAGGTAATCTTTTTTAATAGTTTGTTACTTTTGCTTCCCACATTAAGGAACTACATGCTAATTATGGGTAGAGGAGATAATGCCGACTATGTAGGATATGCAAGGGATGTGAGCATTTATGGTCATATTCCTGGTTATAATTTTTATCCATATGGTTCGGTACTTATTTCTCAAATCAGTCAAATTCTAAACATCTCTGTCTTAGAAGTATCAAAATATATTCCAGCTTTATTTGTTATCATTTATATGCTATCTATTTATTGTTGGGCAAAATCATTTAAACAAGACCCAAATTTCGTTACATACTCAATTATAGCTTCAATACCTCTGTTCTTTGCCTGGTTTTTTGCAACAATATATTATATGCTTATCGCCACTTTAATTTTACCGCTTTTATTTTATACTATTAATAAAAATAGCGATTTTGGGTATAGAGTTCTTGTTGTTATAATCTGTTTAATACTCCCATTTACTCATCCCATTATAGCGTTACTTTTTTTATTGTATCTCATAGGCATGTTTATTGAAGAACAATTGTCAGATCGCAAATCTCATAAAATATCTTTAAGTTTAATTATGCTTTTTTTTATAACTTCTTCTTTCTGGTATCTAGACCAGTACGCTTTGACTAAAAATGCTCTTACAATTATTGAGCAAATTGAAAATACTGTTCTCCTGAGGAGTTCAGGTACTACAACATTAACTGTAGCAACGGAATACGCTAATAAGTTGGGTTATTTCTCAGCGGCAAAAACGTTGCTAATTATGGCATTTGATGAATTAACGTACTATGTCTTTTCATTAATTGCGATTTATTTTATATTAAAAAATTCAAAAAAGGACTTTAAGTCTATTTCTTTATGTTTTATTTTTGGTAGTATTTTTTATGCTTTTATTTTTATTTCTACTTATGCTCATACCCCATACAGATTAACTAACTTAGATGCTAATATGATATTTACACCATTGTTGTTAGGATACCTTATGGTTTTTTTGCGTAAACAATACAGAATAGTTCTGAGTCTCATCATTATTTTGTCCGTGGTAACCACGGTTGCTTCGCTATACCAATCTCCTATTACCAAATATCCAAACGATCAGTTTACTGCTTATGACATTTCTGGAGGAAAATGGTTACTGGATTCTAAGAGTGAACATATACCCACAATTACGTTACTGAGTCCTTTAAGTCGGTATTCTTCTCTTATTTATGGTTCAAATTATACGTTATCTCACAGGTCTTCAATTATGCCCAGGTACAGTTTTCCAACGGATTTTAATTCAGGTGAAAATGCTATCTTTCCAGCCAATAGTACTCAATATTTTTGGATAACACAATATGAAAAACAAGCGTATTCTACAGTATGGAAAGGTATTGGGCAATTTAGTGAAAATGAGTTAAATTCTGTTGATTCTTGTAAAAATGTATATCATATATATGATAATCAGGAATTTTCAATTTATTTTGTAAAACCCTACAAAGTAGGGGAATAA
- a CDS encoding lipopolysaccharide biosynthesis protein, translated as MVSLNTSVSRPMTIELQMKEFKKANVTFNTALFGTLGIILLMLPIVVLLSYYSPSFFEIPSNQENATRILFFGVISAFLLRAWSSNFGVSIFAYNRLDLLNMINVINILVQVGLIILLFKLYSPSLVYIGLAYLIAAIVAFAVTVFFSHRINPHLTINIKDFRRSKVNEIMEMGGWVIITQIGSLLFLQIDLIVVTKLFGTLAGGEYSIALMWSSMLRTIAGLLIGILTPVILTCYIKGKIKELINLSKSAIKLTGFAMALPIGFICGFAPQLLSLWVGPEFVKLSPLILLMLFHLVINLPVMLLFDINIAYNKVRIPGIVTFWLGIGNFLLAVIIPSLTGWGYYGVAVAGAIVLTIKNALFTPWYATKVLGIPRTTFISSMFPGALAMFIIAGSCRLINFFVPISGFGALIVSGIIVTIVYIGSVWIFTKENIERHIIMSMIPSFIKHKFKT; from the coding sequence ATGGTATCACTTAACACATCAGTTTCAAGACCTATGACGATTGAATTACAGATGAAAGAATTTAAAAAAGCAAATGTGACCTTTAATACTGCTTTATTTGGAACACTTGGAATTATCTTACTAATGCTTCCCATAGTAGTGTTACTTTCATATTATTCTCCTTCTTTTTTTGAGATTCCATCAAATCAGGAAAATGCTACGAGAATTCTTTTTTTTGGAGTTATAAGTGCGTTTCTATTGCGAGCCTGGAGCAGTAACTTTGGAGTTTCCATTTTCGCCTACAACAGACTTGACCTTCTGAACATGATAAACGTCATAAATATCCTTGTTCAGGTGGGCCTGATCATTTTGTTATTTAAGTTATATTCTCCAAGCCTTGTTTACATAGGATTAGCTTATTTAATCGCTGCCATAGTTGCCTTTGCTGTTACTGTATTTTTCTCACACAGGATAAACCCTCATCTTACGATAAATATAAAGGACTTCCGTAGATCAAAGGTTAACGAAATTATGGAGATGGGGGGATGGGTTATTATTACTCAGATCGGTTCCCTCCTCTTTCTCCAGATAGACCTTATAGTTGTAACCAAATTATTCGGTACTCTTGCAGGCGGAGAATACTCAATAGCCTTGATGTGGAGTTCAATGCTACGCACTATTGCAGGTCTGCTTATAGGTATCCTTACACCAGTGATTTTAACTTGTTATATAAAGGGCAAAATAAAAGAACTGATTAATTTATCAAAGAGTGCCATAAAGCTTACAGGCTTTGCAATGGCTCTTCCAATTGGCTTTATCTGCGGTTTTGCTCCACAACTTCTTTCACTCTGGGTGGGTCCTGAATTTGTAAAACTCTCGCCATTAATATTACTAATGCTGTTTCATCTTGTAATTAACCTTCCAGTAATGCTCCTCTTTGATATCAACATCGCATACAATAAGGTGCGAATTCCAGGAATTGTCACATTTTGGCTGGGAATAGGTAATTTTTTGTTGGCAGTAATAATCCCGTCCCTCACTGGCTGGGGATATTATGGCGTTGCAGTTGCAGGTGCAATTGTGCTGACTATTAAAAATGCTCTTTTTACTCCCTGGTATGCTACTAAGGTACTTGGGATCCCAAGGACCACTTTCATAAGTTCCATGTTCCCTGGTGCCTTAGCAATGTTTATAATTGCAGGGTCTTGTAGGCTCATTAATTTTTTTGTACCGATTTCAGGATTTGGAGCCTTAATAGTATCTGGAATCATTGTGACCATCGTATATATTGGCAGTGTATGGATTTTTACTAAAGAAAATATTGAACGTCATATAATAATGTCTATGATTCCTTCTTTTATAAAACACAAATTTAAAACCTGA
- a CDS encoding LamG-like jellyroll fold domain-containing protein has protein sequence MENITKVLFGLLLLSMLAFPGVAAPVTNGLVASYDGNITGNVLPDKSEYYNNGYLINAAQGKLLSTGANYVSFSGLNSQANILNNASTNITSGISIEFIGSINNFSSYGAIVSKYHDAKGTGWYLSGRSDFSLKQVVFGMYGTDGQLYHFRSDAIFDEGKVYDIVATYDGKTPNVYVDGVATSADNTSMWNVPMSGNSYNTSIGYAEYGLNYLNCSMFVCRLYNRALTSSEVQQNYLNDKWRYVPYISSDISDLKKKAYGDGGLPRYMGSHAMVQSGSEVSLIDSNMSSLGSVSTPYYQDNEGVQTNYNLLSSSISGVNWKNYYAPGSSAALSFSGNNRNRLENVSLSNNSLDISNSVTYTAESLVTKDAVSVTGDAFQFYGDGLNTISGNTVQAYTDNGLIQNDCILNSTGAPIYNYYQNRKAGTTRSNSIELPLFSPQLTPMPCPSGYLGSLSFAIHADAQDPDSLKTLMYGTNDSSNSVYGKKGYIGHGLNCTWSAFAASSGGGVGFDNAAFKSTLDAMHEYGFEIIPHNVIGSAGENAPTLETTAYYLPWYSDNYSSRNWIDHGLNGGNRNTGLKSLGLENTSGYYIGDLLRGSEVQYAWAYQDAPVRDGISTSRIQSIGLPYDVVWTNSNFTWDDGTPMYEWTSTWAPDKTALDYFKNDTLQTMANNYGVCFWHDYTAQNDAYFENYYYTKGTPNMINQTYDNLLQNISEQKAAGRLWNPTVSQYIDYWRAACNVECKCTGQNTYTLTNHNSAAVTGYAMRVTGPYAVKLDGNSLYTKMNGANTVFWMNLSPGTHSLTLVEA, from the coding sequence ATGGAAAATATAACTAAAGTTTTATTCGGGTTGCTGCTGCTCTCCATGTTGGCATTTCCAGGAGTAGCAGCACCTGTAACAAACGGCTTAGTGGCCTCGTATGATGGAAATATCACTGGCAATGTTCTACCGGATAAATCTGAGTATTACAATAACGGGTATCTTATAAACGCCGCTCAAGGGAAGTTATTATCCACAGGCGCTAATTATGTTTCTTTTTCCGGTTTAAATAGCCAGGCAAACATTCTCAACAACGCAAGCACAAACATCACATCTGGAATCTCTATAGAGTTCATAGGCTCAATCAACAATTTTTCCAGTTACGGGGCAATCGTTTCGAAATATCATGATGCAAAAGGTACTGGGTGGTACCTGTCTGGCAGGAGTGATTTTTCTTTAAAACAGGTAGTATTTGGAATGTACGGCACGGACGGGCAATTGTATCACTTTAGATCCGATGCTATTTTTGATGAGGGTAAAGTTTATGATATTGTGGCAACATACGACGGAAAGACCCCAAACGTCTATGTCGACGGTGTTGCTACGTCTGCTGACAATACTTCAATGTGGAATGTTCCGATGTCCGGAAATAGTTACAACACGTCGATTGGTTATGCAGAATATGGTCTGAATTATCTCAATTGTAGTATGTTTGTTTGCAGACTCTATAATCGCGCTTTGACATCATCTGAAGTACAGCAGAATTATCTAAACGACAAATGGAGATATGTTCCATATATCTCTTCGGATATCAGCGACTTGAAGAAAAAAGCATATGGTGACGGCGGGTTACCTCGATACATGGGTTCACACGCTATGGTCCAGTCCGGATCCGAAGTGAGCCTGATCGATTCGAATATGTCTTCGCTTGGATCGGTATCAACGCCATATTATCAGGATAACGAAGGTGTACAGACCAATTACAACTTGTTGAGCTCTTCAATCTCAGGTGTAAACTGGAAGAATTATTACGCTCCGGGTTCTTCAGCTGCACTATCATTTTCCGGGAACAATCGGAACAGGTTGGAAAACGTCAGTCTTTCGAATAATTCTCTTGATATTTCGAATTCTGTGACTTACACTGCAGAATCACTGGTTACTAAAGATGCGGTCTCAGTGACTGGTGACGCTTTTCAATTCTATGGCGATGGGTTGAACACAATTTCCGGAAACACCGTTCAAGCCTATACTGACAATGGTTTGATCCAAAATGATTGTATTTTAAACTCGACAGGTGCCCCCATATATAATTATTATCAAAACCGGAAGGCTGGGACTACTCGGAGCAATTCAATTGAGCTTCCTCTTTTCTCTCCGCAATTGACACCAATGCCCTGTCCGAGTGGATACCTTGGCTCTCTAAGTTTTGCGATTCATGCTGACGCACAGGACCCGGACTCCTTGAAAACTCTGATGTACGGAACCAATGATTCCTCTAATTCAGTATATGGTAAGAAAGGGTATATTGGGCACGGGCTAAATTGCACATGGTCAGCGTTTGCAGCTTCTTCTGGCGGTGGGGTTGGTTTTGATAATGCCGCGTTCAAATCAACACTTGATGCTATGCATGAATATGGTTTTGAAATAATACCTCACAACGTGATTGGTTCGGCGGGCGAAAATGCTCCAACTCTCGAAACTACTGCATACTATTTACCCTGGTACTCCGACAATTACTCTTCACGAAATTGGATTGACCACGGGTTAAATGGGGGAAATAGAAACACCGGTTTAAAGAGCCTGGGTTTGGAAAATACCTCAGGGTATTACATAGGAGATTTACTGCGTGGGTCTGAGGTCCAATATGCCTGGGCGTATCAAGACGCTCCGGTAAGAGACGGCATTTCTACGAGCCGTATCCAGTCTATCGGGCTTCCCTATGACGTTGTTTGGACGAATTCGAATTTCACCTGGGACGATGGAACACCGATGTACGAGTGGACCTCGACCTGGGCGCCGGATAAAACTGCTCTAGACTATTTCAAAAATGACACGCTTCAAACTATGGCTAACAATTATGGAGTATGTTTCTGGCATGATTACACAGCTCAAAATGATGCCTACTTTGAAAACTATTATTATACTAAAGGCACTCCGAATATGATCAACCAGACGTACGACAATCTTTTACAAAACATATCTGAACAAAAAGCAGCTGGTAGGCTCTGGAACCCAACTGTAAGCCAGTATATCGACTATTGGCGAGCTGCATGTAATGTTGAATGTAAGTGTACTGGTCAGAACACATATACTTTGACCAACCATAATTCTGCGGCTGTCACTGGTTATGCTATGCGGGTCACCGGGCCGTACGCCGTAAAACTGGACGGCAACTCATTGTACACCAAAATGAACGGAGCCAATACGGTGTTCTGGATGAACCTATCACCCGGCACACATTCACTGACACTGGTGGAGGCTTGA
- a CDS encoding LamG-like jellyroll fold domain-containing protein, with protein MVSNWFFLLVIGMLLLVSGVQAAPVTNGLVAYYDGNLSVNSLEDLSGNHNTGSATSAIQGINPGTGANYISLEGVSSKIDISNNAQTNISSPVSIEFIGSIDTFSRYGALVSKYSTEPFGWYLSCSGTPPYNNARFGAVLENGTQNVTLKGYDSDIPLVAGQTYDIVATYDNNVTHIYVNGVDSANARRWDSPIAGSANNITMGSGSGLNHSNCNMYTFRLYNRALSSAEVLQNYNHDLWRYAPQAPGDDITMIKKRVYGDGGLPRYMGSYAIQQSDYGLNVLDNNLDIYSSTGTPFFQNNGESLTNCSLVESTINGIRWRNCYAPGSRAVLTYTGENRSVLETCLLSNNSFNLNHSVKYSGQTQTIQDGVPVNGASAYEFYGDGLNRISGNNVLLYTDNALVQSNLLYNSTGKEVYSYYQTRNAGDTRTSSLDLPLSSPQLTPMPVPSGCLGALIFAEHADYTDHDSLRTVMYGTNDTNNSIYGTKGFIGHNLNATWSVFAVSSFGGEGLDSPELKSITDDMYNHGFEITPHSLNARVNDDLPNRADAETYLPWYYTNYSCRNWIDHGLASGARNVELKSCGWDPASKYYIMDLFQQYHIPYAWAFVDVTPENNPSTSKISSVGLPVDIVWQNTNLALQNGTPLYQWKSCATGMGMALTYYTNSTIDGMLSKYGVCIWHDYWPDNSSSYLSNYFYVKGQPNMINENFDSLLSNISVQKQAGKLWNPTVSEYIDYWIAASNVEVRCTGVNTYTVVNHNPGTVNGFSMRVEGVYTPKLDGVTLRTKTNGVDTIFWMDLPTGTHTITLEA; from the coding sequence ATGGTAAGTAATTGGTTTTTTTTGCTAGTAATTGGGATGTTATTGCTTGTTTCAGGCGTTCAAGCAGCACCGGTCACAAATGGGCTGGTTGCTTATTATGATGGTAATTTATCCGTGAATTCACTGGAAGATCTCAGTGGAAACCATAATACCGGCTCTGCCACGAGTGCAATTCAAGGGATAAACCCAGGAACTGGTGCGAATTACATAAGTCTTGAAGGTGTCAGCAGCAAAATAGACATTTCTAATAATGCACAGACTAACATTTCCAGTCCTGTATCAATTGAGTTCATTGGATCAATTGATACATTCTCGAGATATGGAGCACTTGTGAGCAAGTACAGTACCGAACCATTTGGTTGGTATTTGAGTTGTTCGGGTACCCCTCCTTACAATAATGCTCGTTTTGGTGCAGTTCTGGAGAACGGTACTCAAAACGTTACTCTAAAAGGGTACGATTCAGATATTCCTCTTGTTGCCGGGCAGACATATGATATCGTAGCAACTTATGATAACAACGTTACCCATATTTATGTCAATGGCGTGGATTCAGCTAACGCTCGTAGATGGGATTCACCGATAGCAGGGAGTGCCAACAATATTACCATGGGCTCTGGCTCTGGATTAAATCACAGTAACTGTAATATGTATACCTTTAGACTCTACAATCGGGCACTGTCATCTGCTGAAGTCTTACAAAATTACAACCATGATCTTTGGCGATATGCTCCCCAGGCACCAGGTGATGATATAACAATGATTAAAAAACGGGTGTACGGTGACGGGGGGTTACCCCGGTATATGGGATCATATGCGATTCAACAGTCTGATTATGGTTTAAATGTATTGGATAATAATCTCGATATTTATAGCTCCACAGGAACGCCATTTTTCCAGAATAACGGTGAGTCATTGACTAACTGTTCGCTGGTAGAATCTACAATTAATGGCATTCGATGGAGAAATTGCTATGCTCCCGGATCACGTGCTGTTTTAACATACACAGGCGAGAATCGTAGTGTTCTGGAAACCTGTTTGTTATCCAATAACTCTTTTAATCTCAATCACTCGGTTAAGTATTCAGGACAAACTCAGACTATTCAAGACGGCGTTCCTGTAAATGGTGCCAGCGCATATGAATTCTATGGAGACGGCCTGAACAGGATTAGCGGAAATAACGTTCTGTTGTACACAGACAATGCACTGGTTCAAAGCAATCTACTGTATAATTCTACAGGTAAAGAAGTATATTCCTATTATCAAACCAGGAATGCTGGGGATACGAGAACCAGTTCCTTAGATCTCCCCCTTTCTTCTCCTCAGTTAACTCCTATGCCTGTTCCTTCCGGATGTTTGGGTGCCTTAATTTTTGCAGAACATGCGGATTATACAGATCATGACTCGCTACGGACTGTTATGTATGGAACCAATGATACAAATAACTCTATTTACGGAACAAAGGGTTTTATCGGGCATAATCTTAACGCGACCTGGTCTGTGTTTGCGGTTTCATCATTCGGTGGGGAAGGATTGGACAGTCCTGAATTGAAATCTATAACTGACGACATGTATAATCACGGTTTTGAGATCACACCGCATAGTTTAAACGCAAGAGTGAATGATGACCTTCCTAACCGTGCAGATGCAGAAACTTATCTGCCCTGGTATTATACAAATTATTCTTGCCGGAACTGGATTGACCATGGTCTGGCCAGTGGTGCCAGAAATGTTGAATTGAAGAGCTGTGGATGGGACCCTGCGAGTAAGTATTATATTATGGATTTGTTCCAGCAGTATCATATCCCATATGCCTGGGCTTTTGTTGATGTAACGCCTGAAAATAACCCCAGCACATCTAAGATTAGCTCAGTTGGGTTGCCTGTTGATATCGTTTGGCAAAATACGAATCTGGCACTTCAAAACGGTACTCCTCTTTATCAATGGAAATCATGCGCTACAGGAATGGGAATGGCGCTTACCTATTACACTAATAGTACAATTGATGGCATGCTTTCAAAATACGGTGTATGTATCTGGCATGATTATTGGCCTGACAATTCTTCATCATATTTGAGTAACTATTTTTATGTCAAGGGCCAGCCGAATATGATCAATGAAAATTTTGACAGTTTATTGAGTAATATCTCAGTTCAAAAGCAAGCTGGTAAGCTCTGGAATCCAACTGTATCCGAATACATTGATTACTGGATTGCTGCAAGCAATGTCGAAGTGAGATGCACAGGAGTTAATACTTACACTGTTGTGAATCACAATCCTGGCACAGTAAACGGCTTTTCTATGAGAGTTGAAGGAGTTTACACACCGAAACTTGATGGTGTGACACTACGTACAAAAACAAACGGAGTAGATACGATTTTCTGGATGGATCTACCGACTGGTACGCATACTATTACACTGGAGGCTTGA
- a CDS encoding PGF-pre-PGF domain-containing protein: MKKLIMLLALVGAFSLVSISSAQFTSSQTWGSFGNGTGQFYGMIGVATDTSGNIYVAELDNRVQKFSGDGAYITQFNIPARNIAIDSSGNIYATVDDSIKKFNSTGNLLNTWGSTGTVNGTFNFPIGIALDSSGNIYVSDTENNRIQKLDSSGKYVTSWGTSGSGNGNLNSPAGIAVSGNNVYVADMGNYRIQKFDLNGNYVSSIGSQGTGNTQFNSSIAVANDPSGNIYVADYYNGRVIEYDSNFNYLTQYSGFSYPTALVIANSNLFVLDSGNYQVYKYYNDNNIQTIHPVADFSTNVTGGYAPLSVLFTDLSQNATSRSWDVNNDGIVDSGEKSFVYVYTSTGNYTAKLTANNTNGTDSKTAIITVLKKEEDGNKILPVADFSTNVTGGYAPLSVLFTDLSQDATSRSWDVNNDGIVDSGEKSFVYVYTSTGTYTAKLTVSNLNGTDTKTATIAVDKKSSSGSNHGGGGGSPEPAKNVEVKELSQVFITNGNPVKFDFTKKATCVVYVSFDAKKTAGKITTIAEQLKGKSVLVSELPSGEVFKSFNLWVGNSGFATSTNIENPVICFKVEKAWMKDKGIDQSSIILNRYSDKKWNPLTTRQSGDDETYMYFTAETPGFSPFAITGKSTKEAVTDILPEPGTQDPEQNENTTSDVEPTSEQKKKTGMPGFEMIYCIIGLLGVFLYKRR; the protein is encoded by the coding sequence ATGAAGAAATTAATAATGCTATTAGCATTGGTTGGTGCCTTTTCCCTTGTCTCAATTTCCTCTGCTCAATTTACCTCTTCGCAGACATGGGGTTCATTCGGAAATGGTACCGGGCAATTTTACGGAATGATTGGAGTTGCCACTGACACATCTGGCAATATATATGTAGCTGAGCTTGACAACCGGGTACAGAAATTCAGCGGAGATGGTGCATATATCACACAATTCAACATACCAGCTAGAAATATCGCAATTGATTCCTCCGGGAATATTTACGCGACTGTGGATGACTCAATCAAGAAATTCAATTCAACTGGAAATCTGTTAAACACCTGGGGCAGTACTGGAACTGTAAATGGGACTTTTAACTTCCCCATTGGAATTGCATTAGACTCTTCGGGGAATATATATGTTTCAGATACGGAAAATAATAGGATTCAAAAACTGGACTCTTCTGGAAAATACGTTACGAGCTGGGGTACATCAGGATCGGGTAACGGAAATCTTAATTCACCAGCTGGAATCGCTGTAAGTGGGAATAATGTATACGTTGCTGATATGGGCAATTATAGGATACAGAAATTTGATTTAAACGGGAATTATGTCTCAAGTATAGGTAGCCAGGGAACTGGTAACACTCAATTTAATAGCAGTATAGCAGTCGCGAACGATCCATCTGGAAATATTTATGTAGCTGATTACTACAACGGCAGGGTGATTGAGTATGACAGCAATTTTAATTATTTAACTCAATATTCCGGATTTAGTTACCCGACTGCACTGGTTATAGCGAATAGCAATTTATTTGTTCTTGATTCTGGGAACTATCAAGTGTATAAATATTACAATGACAATAACATACAGACGATACATCCTGTAGCAGACTTCAGTACAAATGTCACCGGTGGCTATGCTCCCCTTTCAGTCCTCTTTACTGACCTTTCACAAAACGCAACATCGAGGAGCTGGGACGTTAACAATGACGGAATCGTAGACTCAGGTGAGAAAAGCTTTGTTTATGTGTACACTTCTACAGGGAATTACACCGCTAAACTGACTGCGAACAATACAAACGGCACGGATTCAAAAACTGCTATTATAACTGTGCTGAAAAAAGAGGAAGACGGAAATAAAATACTTCCTGTAGCAGACTTCAGTACAAATGTCACCGGTGGCTATGCTCCTCTTTCAGTCCTCTTTACTGACCTTTCGCAAGACGCAACATCGAGGAGCTGGGACGTTAACAATGACGGAATCGTAGACTCAGGTGAGAAAAGCTTTGTTTATGTGTACACTTCTACAGGGACTTACACAGCTAAACTGACAGTAAGCAACCTTAACGGCACTGATACGAAAACTGCGACAATAGCTGTAGATAAAAAGAGCAGCAGTGGAAGCAACCATGGCGGCGGTGGCGGCTCTCCCGAACCTGCAAAAAACGTTGAGGTAAAGGAACTTTCACAGGTCTTTATTACAAACGGAAACCCTGTAAAGTTTGATTTCACAAAGAAAGCAACCTGTGTTGTTTATGTGAGTTTTGATGCTAAGAAAACCGCAGGTAAAATCACAACCATTGCTGAACAACTAAAAGGTAAGTCCGTTCTCGTCTCCGAACTGCCTTCCGGGGAGGTCTTTAAGTCCTTTAACCTGTGGGTTGGAAACAGCGGATTTGCAACCTCAACGAATATCGAAAACCCGGTTATCTGTTTCAAGGTTGAAAAGGCCTGGATGAAGGATAAAGGGATTGACCAGTCTTCAATCATCCTTAACAGGTACAGTGATAAAAAGTGGAATCCATTGACCACCAGACAATCAGGAGACGATGAAACATATATGTATTTCACAGCAGAAACTCCTGGATTCTCTCCCTTTGCAATAACGGGTAAGAGTACAAAAGAAGCTGTGACTGATATACTGCCTGAACCTGGCACTCAGGACCCTGAACAAAATGAAAATACAACATCCGACGTTGAACCTACTTCTGAGCAGAAGAAAAAGACAGGTATGCCTGGATTTGAAATGATTTACTGTATTATCGGGCTGCTTGGAGTTTTCCTGTATAAAAGAAGATAA
- a CDS encoding IS66 family transposase: MNPEKQGKSDENPKTKEKNLLERFIEHKRNILNFMNNLKVSFENNQAERGIRIIIIQQKIEGDLRKPDGVDVFCRIRGYISTLIKNKMPDISSLHSAIEDVPPLP, encoded by the coding sequence ATAAACCCTGAAAAACAGGGAAAAAGTGATGAAAATCCAAAAACCAAAGAAAAGAACCTGCTTGAGAGGTTTATAGAACACAAAAGAAATATACTGAACTTCATGAATAATTTAAAAGTTTCATTTGAAAATAACCAGGCAGAAAGAGGCATCAGGATAATAATAATTCAACAGAAAATAGAGGGAGATTTAAGAAAACCAGATGGGGTAGATGTATTCTGTAGAATAAGAGGATACATATCCACACTAATAAAGAATAAAATGCCTGATATTAGTTCACTTCATTCGGCGATTGAAGATGTGCCTCCTTTACCCTGA